One window of Zalophus californianus isolate mZalCal1 chromosome 3, mZalCal1.pri.v2, whole genome shotgun sequence genomic DNA carries:
- the LOC113919493 gene encoding cytochrome c oxidase subunit 6B1-like, with product MAKDIKTKIKNYQTAPFDSRFPNQNQTRNCWQNYLDFHCCEKAMTAKGGDVSVCEWYRRVYKSLCPISWVSAWDDRRAEGTFPGKI from the coding sequence ATGGCAAAAGACATCAAGACCAAAATCAAGAACTACCAGACCGCCCCTTTTGACAGCCGCTTCCCCAACCAGAACCAGACCAGAAACTGCTGGCAGAACTACCTGGACTTCCACTGCTGTGAGAAGGCAATGACTGCTAAAGGGGGTGATGTCTCCGTGTGCGAATGGTACCGTCGTGTGTACAAGTCCCTCTGCCCCATATCCTGGGTATCAGCCTGGGACGACCGGCGGGCAGAAGGCACGTTTCCTGGGAAGATCTGA